The nucleotide sequence tctgaacgactcgtttggtcatATCAACGAtcctataagtggtatcagagctcaagaggaagagttcttaccattttaGCTTGTTTTCAAGGAAAattctcatttctactcactttctacACATTTTTTTCATAATTAACCGAGATTTTACGGTTATAATGGCCTAATTTTTACATATAACACGCGAAATactgttttaatcaatccttgaaaaaaTCAGAACCTAAATCGacctaaaacttgataaaatcATGAATTTTTGGTCTGAAATCGCGTGAAAAAAAACCCCAGTTCGTGTGAAAGTGTTGTCAGGTCGTTTGAGGTTGTCAGTTCGTGTGAAATAACCCCCAGTTCGTGTAAAAGTGTTGTCAGGTCGTTTGAGTTGTCTTCCAAATCGTTTGAAAATAGCTCAATGCGTGTGAAAGATTGATCAGATCGCATGAAATTGGGTCAGGTCGTGTGAAATTATTCTTCCAGTTCGTACGGATTGGTTAACAACATCAGGTCATTTGAAAAAGTTTGACCAGGTCGTGCGAGGTGACCAGGTTGTTTGAATTTTGTTCAGATCGTTTGAGAGATTCTCAGGTCGTACGGTTTGAAAAAGAAGTTGTCGGCCCAATCATATTCTATTGGTGATAACGTTGTTGGCCTAGTGGGTTTTTCGATCCAATCATCAATTGATCAATATCAATTTTGTCGACACAGCATTTAATAGATAACAGCCCATTTAATCACGACCTAATCAAATTTGAGGATATCATGTGATCTTGTCGGCCAGCTTTAATTGATTAAAATCGATTTTCACGTGAATCAAAGGATAATTGTCTATTTGCATGTGATATCACCGATCTTACAAATTGAATCAAAACATTTGGGTAAAAATAAATTGGTGTTGTAAGTGAACTGGGCCGATACAAGTTTCTTTGTTTGACATTTGGGCCTAGAATTTGTGATTGACATTGGGCCGAGTAGTATAAATACAATTGAAACAAGAAGCTTATAATTTTGTTTGGCCCGAAAGTTTTTTAAAAATGATATTGGGCTGCAATTGATTCAAGATAATCATTTGGGCTGATTTTTAAACATTGGATTGTCGGACGACACAATTTGAAGTTTAATTTTAAGCTGAAATTTTTAGTGGGCTTGAATCAAGGAGTGATTTAAGTTTGAACAGTTTGAGGATTTCTTGCTCGCGTGACATTCCAGACTGTTTGTAAACGATAGTTTGTGAAATTTTTAAAaccgaaacatggattctgaagATGAAATAGCGTATTTTTATTACGAATCTCGGCAATTCAGTCCGAAAAAGAACGAAGAAGAACCAGTTTTAAAAGAAAAGGCTTCAGAAAAGGCTTCAGAAAAGGTTTCAGAAAGAGCACCAGTCTTTGATCACTCATCGgatgaagagagtgatgatgACAGTGAAGAGATTCGAAAACTTGAATTTTATACAAGAAAAATTTCATCTGATAATGataatttgtgttttgcaggtaaaACGGAAAAGATCAAAGAAAAACAAGCTGTGAAAAAGAAGAATCATAAAGCAGCAACTGTTAAAGAaaaagatgatagtgatgatgataattCGTATTATGCAGGTAAAATGAAAGAGAACAAAAAAAATACAAGCTGCGAAagatgacagtgatgatgaaaatgttcgAGTGATAAAAAGGCAGGTTAAAAAACAAGATGACAgcgatgatgaagatgttcgagTGTTAAagaagcaggttaaagaaattccaGCTTTCAAGGTTGAAAAGGAAGCTGATGCAGAAAAGATACCTGAGAAATGTGAAAATTGTGATACTGTGAAAAGGCACAACAACaaattgattcataacatgaacagactgaaagaatcttatgatgtttt is from Helianthus annuus cultivar XRQ/B chromosome 9, HanXRQr2.0-SUNRISE, whole genome shotgun sequence and encodes:
- the LOC110874022 gene encoding nucleolin-like, whose product is MDSEDEIAYFYYESRQFSPKKNEEEPVLKEKASEKASEKVSERAPVFDHSSDEESDDDSEEIRKLEFYTRKISSDNDNLCFAGKTEKIKEKQAVKKKNHKAATVKEKDDSDDDNSQVKKQDDSDDEDVRVLKKQVKEIPAFKVEKEADAEKIPEKCENCDTVKRIYPTVEGMKAFEEEDIEVKDIGNFKQRKVSGVCAFVFAIY